The nucleotide sequence GATTTAATCACCGCAGAAACATAAACTTCAAATAAAAAAATATGAAATTATTTTGCCTGATACTTCTGATTTCCTCCACTATCATTTTCTCGCAGACAGAAAATTCAAAATCAATTCAAGAATTAAAAAATACAATAAAAGATTCCGATATTAGCTACAACGCGTCAAACATTGCGATTAATTCATACGTAAGCAATGAAAAGAAAAGTGTTGGGTTGGGAATTGTGTACTCTCTTCTTCTGCCTGGTATGGGTGAACTTTATGCAGATGCTTATGATGTCGGTAAGTATTTTACAATTGCTGATGGACTTTTATGGGGAACGTTTATCGGTATGAGTGCATATTCAAACTGGCAGGAAGATAATTATAAATCTTATGCGGCTACTGCAGCGGGTGTGATAAATGATGCCAATAAAGACGAAGATTTCTATGCTAACATAGGTGACTATACAAGCGTTTACACTTACAATGAACAGAAAGCTTTAGAAAGAAATTTCAACGAGATGTACGATGAGCAATCATATTTCTGGAAATGGAATTCTACTGACGAACGAAGAACTTATCGCGATATGTGGAATTCAAGTGAACAGGCAAGCAACGGAATCAGGTTTGTTGTTGGCGGTTTAATTTTGAACAGATTAGTGAGTGCAATTAACGCAGCGAGAATGGTTTCAGCTTATAATAACAATTTGGAGGAAGAAGTAAGCTGGAATTTTTCTGTGGGATTTATGAGCGTACCAAATTTACCAACAAGTCTTGCATTTAATGTGCAAAAATCATTTTAACAGAATCATCTTCTTAGTCGAACTATAAATACCGGCTTCGAGTTTATAAAAATAAATTCCGCTTGTTAAACCAGACGCATCGAATTTCACATCGTACTCCCCGGGCGATTTTTCCTCATCTACTACATTAGCAACTTCTTTTCCCAAAGCATCATAAATTTTTAGATTAACAAATCCAAAATCCGGAATCCGAAATCCAAACGTCGTTGTTGGGTTAAACGGATTCGGATAATTCTGATACAATACAAAATCTTCAGGACTGGAAATATTATCTTTAACATCTGTCACTGATATAATTTTAACAGGATACTTCGGTCCAAAATTCCATCTGTCTCTAAAATCAGGAATGGAATCCCACACAAGACTTAATCCACAGGAATAAATTGTATCCCAATCAGTAGCTGATTCAAGTGCTTTGTATCCGAACTCCCAATATATCGTATCCTGAGTCGTTGGAAAAGGAAGAGAGAATGCTTGCGTTAATTCGTTTAGTGCCAATGGATGTCGTTCAGAAAAAGAATCCACTAAAACCATTTCACCAAATCTTCCGGCTACGTTATAACCACCGGCTTCAGCCGGACCACCAGCCATTAGCATTTTGTATAGACCCGTCTGTCCGACAAGTAATGACTCGGGACCTTCAATCCATACTTTAACAAGCGTATCACGCTCGGTTGTATGACAAACACATCCACTGCCATTAAGCTCAGTGCAGCCAATCAAAGTAGTTTCTTCAATGTTTGCAACAATAGCAACAGTTAAAAAAACTAGAAATAAAAACGCTAAAAAGTAATTTACCTTCACAAAGTATTAATATTTGTTAATGATTGGCAAAGATATAAAAATTTAGCTACAATATGCGACTCACATTTTAGTGAATCATTCAATAATTTCTTCAGTAACAACATTTTTTAATTGAATAAAACTCATGGCTTTTAACTAATAAAAATACACTGCACGAGAGGATGTTCATTTTTGATCAGAAGACATATTGAACCAAATGTAAAAAAAAAGGGAACTGGGGTTCCCTTTTCAATAAAAGCATTGTAAGTTTATTTATTTTGTAAGCATCATTTTCTTAGTGGATGTTAATTCGCCACTTGTTAGCTGATAGTAATATACTCCGCTTGACAGATTCGATCCATCAAATACTACATCAAATGTTCCTGCCTGCTGGAATTCATTTACTAACGTACTTACTTCTTCCCCAAGTATATCGTAAATTTTCAATGTTACATTTCCGTCAGCAGGAATTGAATACTTGATATTTGTTGATGGATTAAATGGATTCGGATAATTCTGACCAAGATAGAAAACATTCGGTTGTGAGATCTCGATTTCAACTTCATCTGAATATGCAAATGAGCCATCAAAGTCCGTCTGCTTTAATCTGTAAGTATAATTTCCTGAAAGGAGATCCTTATCTCTGAAAAGATAATTTTGAGCTTCTGTTGTTGTTCCTCTTCCTTCAACGAATCCAACTCTTTCGAATTCACCAGTAATCTTTCTTTGGATTTCAAATCCCTGATTGTTCAATTCTGTTGCGGTATTCCAGGTGAGGATAACATCATTTTTATCTGAAGCTGCTGCGAAAGATGTAAGTTCAACAGGTACGATTACATCGAGAGTAATTGTTCTGCGATGAACCGGCGGTGCGCCACCTGGTCCCGTGCCTTGAATTGTGATTGTATAACTTCCCAGTGTTACATTTCCGCTCGTCTGAATGCTTAAAGGAATGCTGGCCGGAAATGAACTGATTGTATTGCCGCTCGGAAAATCAAGCGTAATATTTCCATTTGGAGGAGTTGGACTGACCGTTGCAGTAAATACTGCATCACTCGAATATAATTTAACTCCGGGTACACTTACAGTTACTATTTCCTGACCACCTGAATTAGGAATGATCACAGAATTTGGTGCAACAGTCATTGCGAAATCAGGAAAGTATCCTACAAAGCTGCCAAAGTTATTATTTCTGAAATCTGTCCACATCATAAGTGACTGATTATCCGAAGAAATAATCGCATCATAATCTCCCTGATAACGTGGAGTTCCACCACCAGGGCATGATGTGCAATTGATTCTCATCTTCTGATTGGATATCCGCTGGTTTTGAGCCCATGTTACACCACCGTCATCTGAATAACTTGCATAAATATACGCACTGTCGCTGGTTGGAGTATCGCGAGTATCCATCCACTTAACAAATAATCTTCCGGAACCAACATCGCACCAGATTGATGGATGCCATTGATGATTACCTGTACTGGGAACATCATCATTTACAGTTACTGCAGATGACCAGGTGGTTCCCTGATCAGTTGAATATCTGCAAAATATATCAGGTTTGTTTGCATTACCTGACGGGTTATTGGAAGCATAAACAAGATACAATCTCCCTCTGTATGTACCAGTACTCTGATCAGCAACGATGAATGGATAAGGTCTGGTTCGCATATTTTGTACAGAATTTCTTCCGCCAATATTAGTTCCAACATAATTGGAAAAATTCTGTGCCGATTTTAATGTGAAATTTAAACCACCATTTGTTGAAAGATAAAAAGTGTAAGTAGATGCAAATGCACTGCCTGAGTTTGTTACAACAAAAACATTTCCACCATCAGTTGAACCATTTGGACCAATACAAATCATAAAGCCAGGTAAATTTTGAGTTGAAAACGTATTAGTTGTAGTCCATGATGCACCAAGATTTGTAGATCGTGCAAAATTGCCGGGGGTCATTCCAGTGTAAATATTGCCTGAGTTTGGTCCTGATGTTTGATCTGCAACCATCCAGTTTTTATCCTGACCAGCAACAGCAACGACCCCAGTAGTCCAGGTAGCACCGTTATCTGTTGACCGGATTACCCTGCAACCGGTAACACTTCCGACCATAGTTTCATAATATAAATTTCCTGCGCCATCATAAGTAGTTATTGGGTCACCATTTGGCGAAGCTCCAAAATTTGGTGAGGATGAAGTCCAGTTGTGACCATCTGAAGTTCTCCATGCACCGTTGGTATTATATGCACCAAAATACTGCAGCGGATTTAACGGATTTTGAGAGAGGTGCGGTTCTGCGAAATCAATACCAAGATTGAAATCATCATAACCATTAATAGTTATAACATCCTCTTCTGAATCTGAATGATAGTTTGCCGGGACCCAAACGCTTGGTACCGCATCAACAAGTGGATTATCTCCCTGTGCAATAATATGTCCTGAAAAGAACAGAGACACAGTTATAATAATTAATAGTAGAGAGAGAATTGGTTTTAGTAGCCTGTTATTCACTAAACCTCCTGAATTGATTTATGGATGAATGTAATTAGTTTAATATTTATGTGATGCTCTTTCTGAA is from Ignavibacteriota bacterium and encodes:
- a CDS encoding T9SS type A sorting domain-containing protein; translated protein: MVGSVTGCRVIRSTDNGATWTTGVVAVAGQDKNWMVADQTSGPNSGNIYTGMTPGNFARSTNLGASWTTTNTFSTQNLPGFMICIGPNGSTDGGNVFVVTNSGSAFASTYTFYLSTNGGLNFTLKSAQNFSNYVGTNIGGRNSVQNMRTRPYPFIVADQSTGTYRGRLYLVYASNNPSGNANKPDIFCRYSTDQGTTWSSAVTVNDDVPSTGNHQWHPSIWCDVGSGRLFVKWMDTRDTPTSDSAYIYASYSDDGGVTWAQNQRISNQKMRINCTSCPGGGTPRYQGDYDAIISSDNQSLMMWTDFRNNNFGSFVGYFPDFAMTVAPNSVIIPNSGGQEIVTVSVPGVKLYSSDAVFTATVSPTPPNGNITLDFPSGNTISSFPASIPLSIQTSGNVTLGSYTITIQGTGPGGAPPVHRRTITLDVIVPVELTSFAAASDKNDVILTWNTATELNNQGFEIQRKITGEFERVGFVEGRGTTTEAQNYLFRDKDLLSGNYTYRLKQTDFDGSFAYSDEVEIEISQPNVFYLGQNYPNPFNPSTNIKYSIPADGNVTLKIYDILGEEVSTLVNEFQQAGTFDVVFDGSNLSSGVYYYQLTSGELTSTKKMMLTK
- a CDS encoding T9SS type A sorting domain-containing protein, yielding MLMAGGPAEAGGYNVAGRFGEMVLVDSFSERHPLALNELTQAFSLPFPTTQDTIYWEFGYKALESATDWDTIYSCGLSLVWDSIPDFRDRWNFGPKYPVKIISVTDVKDNISSPEDFVLYQNYPNPFNPTTTFGFRIPDFGFVNLKIYDALGKEVANVVDEEKSPGEYDVKFDASGLTSGIYFYKLEAGIYSSTKKMILLK